The following are encoded together in the Xiphophorus hellerii strain 12219 chromosome 3, Xiphophorus_hellerii-4.1, whole genome shotgun sequence genome:
- the LOC116717839 gene encoding myocardin, translating into MTLLASERSLLIRNKFRSVLQLRIQNRRLSEINADPGLKSASTHQKTEKKRSEAHRQTEDGITQKLPPGGLSAETAQERTVCGALRQRKARPSQTLTERIQLPPAAAEQQLEHTLPLENGLASFPADVFEEDISSSISSLNTEQHAALQAPSISSLPGLPVDQPLSDCSAVGLTLNNNPSHAQSGLTLLPATAGVRQPLSMTLGESNSLAPTGRPNGMFLTSQTTPLLPKTARPPSPICPSSLPPPLNFNHLTRPRKPRDIKPKMKKLKYHQYIPPDQKGASGTGAGGAKQSSPAPTQPLDPAYSHLLKQQQVFLQLQILQSQQQQQQQRLQPPQQVTVVPSGDHNDLVKSCGASPLSLQPVPATTNQTQMDANPTSKPELLPANLVDLTVSELRQQLRKRGLPVSGTKPALLQRLRPFQLQHACPTPAPLSKLGTSMEPLSPCAPLPPCQSPGSSPGFRLSSPGSSPNQQLYIQDGGIPNGILSDSPNRDPNGTLNAVPKAFADAASVSLAGEQCGLSSTVFWDPASTASGTPSPSLPMSSSSPLQCGTPWRTDREQQPQEHLELSVKLEKRERKRSRHTDFYLQAGTESGEGSLHPFLQQDPGRLKRQAELNVQTEVLFAEPCDVIGHDFELPLQITASPVQTSLGVRSLEEELQEAIQKAQMDPRQSIDDILDEPLICDGSLEASDHKSAAHSLPDRSPAPQTKQPQPFQQQDDNFLPSPLCSSLLLELPPSPAVINPSQVVPAPPPLPICTSPSPSTRKSRKRRAPAQFDAADWLETLTSGLHPLTPPKPPFVESDFSLDSDLNVNRVLDLLIEQW; encoded by the exons AGAGGACTGTATGTGGGGCCCTGAGGCAGAGGAAGGCTCGCCCCTCACAGACCCTCACTGAGAGGATCCAGCTACCTCCAGCAGCCGCAGAGCAACAGCTTGAGCACACGTTGCCCCTGGAGAATG GTCTTGCCTCGTTCCCCGCTGATGTCTTCGAAGAGgacatctcttcctccatctcgTCTTTAAACACGGAGCAACATGCCGCTCTCCAAGCCCCATCTATTTCCTCCCTGCCAGGCCTCCCAGTTGACCAACCACTAAGTGACTGCTCAGCTGTGGGCCTGACCCTTAATAACAATCCCAGTCATGCACAG TCCGGTTTGACGTTGCTTCCGGCAACCGCGGGCGTCAGACAACCTCTGAGCATGACGCTGGGCGAATCAAACTCCTTGGCACCAACTGGAAGACCAAACGGGATGTTCCTGACCTCTCAGACGACACCCCTGCTGCCAAAG aCAGCTCGGCCTCCCAGCCCGATCTGCCCCTCGTCTTTGCCCCCTCCCCTAAACTTCAATCACCTTACCCGCCCACGGAAACCGCGGGACATCAAACCCAAGATGAAGAAACTCAAGTATCATCAGTACATTCCTCCAGACCAGAAGGGAGCGTCTGGGACTGGAG CGGGAGGAGCTAAGCAGAGCAGCCCTGCCCCTACGCAGCCACTAGACCCCGCCTACTCCCATCTGCTGAAACAACAGCAGGTCTTCCTCCAGCTTCAAATCCTGCAGagtcaacagcagcagcagcagcagcgactACAGCCGCCGCAGCAGGTTACAGTTGTACCGAG TGGAGATCACAATGATCTAGTGAAGTCTTGTGGAGCCTCACCGCTCAGCCTCCAACCTGTTCCTGCCACAACAAACCAAACTCAGATGGATGCAAATCCTACTTCCAAACCAGAGCTTCTTCCTGCAAATCTTGTTGATCTAAcg GTGTCGGAGTTGAGGCAGCAGCTGCGTAAACGTGGCCTTCCTGTCTCTGGAACCAAGCCGGCCTTGTTGCAGCGCCTTCGTCCCTTCCAGCTTCAGCATGCCTGCCCCACCCCGGCTCCTCTTAGCAAGCTGGGCACCAGCATGGAGCCCCTTAGTCCTTGTGCCCCGCTGCCACCCTGTCAGAGCCCTGGCTCCAGCCCCGGCTTCAGGCTGAGCTCGCCCGGCAGCAGCCCGAACCAACAACTGTACATCCAAGACGGGGGGATTCCTAATGGGATTCTCAGTGACAGTCCCAACAGAGATCCAAATGGGACTCTGAACGCTGTCCCAAAAGCATTCGCAGACGCTGCGTCAGTCAGTTTGGCAGGTGAACAGTGTGGTCTCAGCAGCACTGTGTTCTGGGATCCTGCTAGCACTGCATCAGGAACTCCAAGTCCCAGTTTGCCCATGTCGTCCTCCTCGCCCCTGCAGTGTGGGACTCCATGGAGAACCGACAGAGAACAGCAGCCGCAGGAACATTTAGAGCTGAGCGTGAAGCTggagaagagggagaggaagagaagcCGGCATACTGACTTCTACCTGCAAGCGGGTACTGAG TCTGGGGAGGGATCCCTTCATCCGTTCCTGCAACAGGATCCGGGACGCCTAAAAAGGCAGGCAGAACTAAATGTGCAAACGGAGGTGCTTTTTGCTGAG CCGTGTGATGTGATTGGCCATGACTTCGAGCTGCCACTGCAGATTACAGCAAGTCCAGTTCAGACCTCACTTGGCGTTCGCAGCTTGGAGGAAGAGCTACAGGAGGCGATTCAGAAAGCCCAG ATGGACCCTCGACAGTCTATTGATGATATTCTAGATGAGCCACTTATTTGTGATG GCTCTCTTGAGGCCTCTGATCATAAATCTGCTGCACACTCACTTCCTGACCGCTCCCCTGCCCCTCAAACCAAGCAGCCCCAGCCTTTTCAGCAGCAAGATGACAACTTCCTGCCATCCCCTCTTTGTTCCTCTCTCTTACTGGAGCTCCCTCCGTCTCCTGCAGTAATAAACCCAAGCCAGGTTGTCCCTGCGCCTCCGCCTCTCCCAATCTGCACCTCCCCTTCGCCTTCAACTAGAAAGTCTCGGAAACGGCGGGCTCCTGCACAGTTTGACGCTGCCGATTGGCTCGAAACCCTCACTTCAGGCCTCCACCCCCTCACCCCGCCGAAACCTCCGTTTGTCGAGTCCGATTTTAGTCTGGATTCGGATCTGAATGTGAATCGAGTGCTCGATCTTTTGATAGAGCAGTGGTGA